In Bacillota bacterium, a genomic segment contains:
- a CDS encoding helix-turn-helix domain-containing protein, with translation MTTSEEDLRTIDHRKAAELLGLHPVTVLRLARENRIPHLRLGRKVRFRVAALLAWMEEQEREHHTRAA, from the coding sequence ATGACCACGAGCGAAGAAGACCTGCGAACCATCGACCACAGGAAGGCAGCGGAGCTGCTGGGTCTTCATCCTGTCACCGTGCTTCGCCTAGCGAGGGAGAACCGCATTCCCCACCTGCGCCTTGGCCGCAAGGTGCGCTTTCGCGTGGCGGCGCTTCTGGCGTGGATGGAAGAACAGGAGCGGGAGCATCACACCCGGGCCGCGTGA